A single window of Agromyces aureus DNA harbors:
- a CDS encoding ABC transporter substrate-binding protein, whose product MKSPRTVVIAGIAALAMVGSLAACSADASSDSGKLELRVATFPPGADQAAYDAFAEQEAQFEKANPDIDVVGLEYEWTAPTFAAQLAGGSLPDVFTVPFTDSKTLLENGQLMDVTKEIDDLGYSDKFNPIILNEVTGSDGKLYGFPRQAYANGLHYNRDLFEQAGLDPDSPPTTWDEVREDAKVIAEKTGKAGYATMAAGNTGGWQLSVQADSRGASLQTDNGDGTYTSTIDNDATKATLEYLHDLRWEDNAMGSTFDLDWGSINQEFAAGNIGMYTSGSDVYTALVRDFGMSPDVYGLTVIPTEDGGGVLGGGDIAVMPPTLDADTKAAAVKWIDWYYMQKLLNEDAAVTDAKALAASDQAVGTPVLPVLDKDTWDQQQEWIAPYVNVPQDQMTGFFDGIFEQTPVGEFKGQTQPIYALMDNLVQAVLTDQNADIDALLEQVDVDAQALLDE is encoded by the coding sequence ATGAAGTCACCGAGAACAGTCGTGATCGCCGGCATCGCCGCGCTCGCGATGGTGGGCTCGCTCGCAGCCTGCAGCGCCGACGCCTCGAGCGACAGCGGCAAGCTCGAGCTCCGCGTCGCCACCTTCCCGCCCGGCGCCGACCAGGCGGCCTACGACGCCTTCGCCGAGCAGGAGGCGCAGTTCGAGAAGGCCAACCCCGACATCGACGTCGTCGGCCTCGAGTACGAGTGGACCGCGCCGACGTTCGCCGCGCAGCTCGCGGGCGGCAGCCTGCCCGACGTCTTCACGGTGCCGTTCACCGACTCGAAGACGCTGCTCGAGAACGGCCAGCTCATGGACGTCACGAAGGAGATCGACGACCTCGGATACTCCGACAAGTTCAACCCGATCATCCTGAACGAGGTCACGGGCAGCGACGGCAAGCTCTACGGGTTCCCCCGCCAGGCGTACGCCAACGGACTGCACTACAACCGCGACCTGTTCGAGCAGGCCGGCCTCGACCCCGACTCGCCGCCCACCACGTGGGACGAGGTGCGTGAAGACGCGAAGGTCATCGCCGAGAAGACCGGCAAGGCGGGGTACGCGACCATGGCCGCGGGCAACACCGGCGGCTGGCAGCTCTCGGTGCAGGCCGACTCGCGCGGGGCCTCGCTGCAGACCGACAACGGCGACGGCACGTACACGTCGACGATCGACAACGACGCCACGAAGGCGACCCTCGAGTACCTGCACGACCTCCGCTGGGAGGACAACGCGATGGGCTCGACCTTCGACCTCGACTGGGGCAGCATCAACCAGGAGTTCGCGGCCGGCAACATCGGCATGTACACCTCCGGTTCCGACGTCTACACCGCACTCGTGCGCGACTTCGGCATGAGCCCCGACGTCTACGGCCTCACCGTCATCCCGACGGAGGACGGCGGCGGCGTGCTGGGCGGTGGCGACATCGCCGTCATGCCCCCGACGCTCGATGCCGACACCAAGGCCGCCGCGGTCAAGTGGATCGACTGGTACTACATGCAGAAGCTCCTGAACGAGGACGCCGCCGTCACCGACGCGAAGGCGCTCGCCGCCTCCGACCAGGCCGTCGGCACGCCCGTGCTGCCGGTGCTCGACAAGGACACCTGGGACCAGCAGCAGGAATGGATCGCGCCGTACGTCAACGTGCCGCAGGACCAGATGACCGGGTTCTTCGACGGCATCTTCGAGCAGACCCCCGTGGGCGAGTTCAAGGGCCAGACCCAGCCGATCTACGCCCTGATGGACAACCTCGTGCAGGCCGTGCTGACCGACCAGAACGCCGACATCGACGCGCTGCTCGAGCAGGTCGACGTCGACGCGCAGGCCCTGCTCGACGAGTAG
- a CDS encoding carbohydrate ABC transporter permease: protein MTLTAKPAAASPPAAVPGPPAASARPKRARRSPLTWIRGGGAWNLAFLAPMLIVFGVFSWGPIVQSVIMSFQKTNLVTPPVWVGLDNFARVLSDPNLSTAVLNTLYFAGLALLFGFPLPIIMAVLMSEVKRGKGLYSALAYLPVVVPPVVAVLLWKVFYNASPDGVFNTILGFVGIPPQPWLQSSATAMPSLVIEATWAAAGGSIIIYLAALIAVPPELYDAAEVDGASIWRKIWHVTLPQLRGILFIMLILQVIGTAQVFLEPYLFTGGGPNNATLTVLLLIYRYAFQNSLGGAYGEATALSLMLAIFLGLLSWLYFKLTDRWSTN from the coding sequence ATGACCCTCACCGCGAAACCCGCGGCGGCATCCCCGCCCGCCGCCGTGCCCGGGCCGCCCGCGGCATCCGCTCGTCCGAAGCGCGCCCGTCGCAGCCCGCTGACCTGGATCCGCGGCGGCGGTGCCTGGAACCTCGCATTCCTCGCGCCGATGCTCATCGTCTTCGGCGTCTTCAGCTGGGGCCCGATCGTGCAGTCCGTGATCATGAGCTTCCAGAAGACGAACCTCGTGACTCCGCCGGTCTGGGTCGGCCTCGACAACTTCGCCCGCGTGCTGAGCGACCCGAACCTGAGCACCGCCGTGCTCAACACCCTCTACTTCGCGGGCCTCGCGCTGCTCTTCGGCTTCCCGCTGCCGATCATCATGGCCGTGCTCATGAGCGAGGTGAAGCGCGGCAAGGGCCTGTACAGCGCCCTCGCCTACCTGCCCGTCGTCGTGCCGCCGGTCGTCGCGGTGCTGCTGTGGAAGGTGTTCTACAACGCCAGCCCCGACGGCGTGTTCAACACGATCCTCGGCTTCGTCGGCATCCCGCCGCAGCCGTGGCTGCAGTCGTCGGCGACCGCGATGCCGTCCCTCGTGATCGAGGCGACCTGGGCGGCCGCGGGTGGGTCGATCATCATCTACCTCGCCGCCCTCATCGCCGTGCCGCCCGAGCTCTACGACGCCGCCGAGGTCGACGGTGCGAGCATCTGGCGCAAGATCTGGCACGTCACGCTCCCGCAGCTGCGCGGCATCCTCTTCATCATGCTGATCCTGCAGGTCATCGGCACCGCGCAGGTCTTCCTCGAGCCGTACCTCTTCACCGGCGGCGGGCCGAACAACGCCACGCTCACCGTGCTGCTGCTCATCTACCGCTACGCGTTCCAGAACAGCCTCGGCGGCGCATACGGCGAGG